In a single window of the Streptacidiphilus sp. P02-A3a genome:
- a CDS encoding sensor domain-containing protein, translating to MTTPLVRWPPAARSPLRVLATVAPWRACGYLVSYLVLGSAMFAVTAAAVLGSVVVGQLTLGLPLVVGAAWTVRGCAQLERGRALLVDRPIPHRYPEVAGSGLAAQIRARWTSPVPLRDCAYLLLLFPPLLALDAAALAAWLAPFVGISLPLWYWTVDPKVLGIRVDSPLTALLFLAAGVALSGFAARLLMLAAALHLAVARSVLGPPRDPLAEVRRMLREPGPLTDWATGAPARGRSSEWDFALGFELDEGENA from the coding sequence GTGACGACGCCCCTGGTGCGGTGGCCACCGGCGGCGCGGAGTCCCTTACGCGTCCTGGCGACCGTCGCTCCCTGGCGGGCCTGCGGCTACCTGGTGAGCTACCTGGTCCTCGGCAGCGCCATGTTCGCGGTGACCGCGGCGGCGGTGCTGGGCAGCGTCGTGGTCGGCCAACTGACCCTGGGGCTCCCGCTGGTGGTCGGTGCGGCCTGGACCGTCCGGGGCTGCGCCCAGCTCGAACGCGGACGGGCGCTGCTGGTCGACCGGCCGATCCCGCACCGCTATCCGGAGGTGGCCGGCTCCGGCCTGGCGGCACAGATCCGGGCCAGGTGGACCAGCCCGGTGCCGCTGCGGGACTGCGCCTACCTGCTGCTGCTCTTCCCGCCGCTGCTGGCACTGGACGCTGCCGCGCTGGCGGCCTGGCTGGCACCGTTCGTGGGGATCAGCCTGCCGCTGTGGTACTGGACGGTCGACCCGAAGGTGCTCGGCATCAGGGTCGACAGCCCGCTCACCGCGCTGCTGTTCCTGGCGGCCGGGGTGGCGCTGAGCGGCTTCGCCGCCCGGCTGCTGATGCTGGCCGCGGCGCTGCACCTGGCGGTGGCCCGGTCGGTACTCGGCCCGCCGCGTGACCCGCTGGCCGAGGTCAGGCGAATGCTGCGGGAGCCGGGCCCGCTGACCGACTGGGCTACCGGCGCCCCGGCCCGGGGGCGGTCATCCGAGTGGGACTTCGCGCTGGGCTTCGAACTTGACGAGGGGGAGAACGCATGA
- a CDS encoding GntR family transcriptional regulator: MASEERQPKYQRIAEALKAAVASGEYRAGDRLPGENELMEAYGVARMTVRQALGVLQSEGITEARKGVGVFVRDFRPLRRRGIQRLTQEQWGSGRSVWAAETEGRELLVDQVSVAEVAAPERIAGVLGLEPGDPVCVRERRFVLDGKPVLLSSSYLSAVLVADTAITRPDTGPGGVYARLAEVGAKPVHFREEIRSRMPTKDESTRLQLATGTPVVLVCRTAFDADGRAVEVNEMTLDAGSYVLEYEFDA, translated from the coding sequence ATGGCCAGCGAGGAGCGGCAGCCCAAGTACCAGCGGATCGCCGAGGCATTGAAGGCGGCTGTGGCGTCGGGTGAGTACCGCGCGGGCGATCGGCTGCCCGGCGAGAACGAGTTGATGGAGGCCTACGGGGTCGCCCGGATGACGGTGCGGCAGGCGCTCGGGGTGCTGCAGAGCGAGGGGATCACCGAGGCGCGGAAGGGTGTCGGTGTCTTCGTCCGGGATTTCCGGCCGCTGCGCAGGCGGGGCATCCAGCGACTGACACAGGAGCAGTGGGGTTCCGGGCGGTCGGTATGGGCGGCGGAGACCGAGGGGCGGGAGCTGCTGGTCGACCAGGTCTCGGTCGCGGAGGTCGCCGCGCCGGAGCGGATCGCCGGGGTACTCGGGCTGGAGCCGGGCGATCCGGTCTGCGTCCGGGAGCGGCGGTTCGTGCTGGACGGCAAACCGGTGCTGCTGTCCAGCTCGTACCTGTCGGCGGTGCTGGTCGCGGATACCGCGATCACCCGTCCGGACACCGGCCCGGGCGGTGTCTACGCCCGGCTCGCCGAGGTCGGCGCGAAGCCGGTGCACTTCCGGGAGGAGATCCGGTCCCGGATGCCCACGAAGGACGAGAGCACCAGGCTGCAACTGGCCACCGGCACACCGGTGGTGCTGGTCTGCCGGACCGCGTTCGACGCGGACGGGCGCGCGGTCGAGGTCAACGAGATGACACTGGACGCCGGTTCGTACGTGCTGGAGTACGAGTTCGACGCCTGA
- a CDS encoding STAS domain-containing protein, with translation MDVELNTDPDADTGRQCRVISPSGELDLANAADFRSSLHGSGPGWDVPRVIVDLSAVTFMDVSPLRELRAAQTLAHRYGGWLRLVHSQPGIDRLLRATGLSATFPRYATQSDARTNTPTPTRP, from the coding sequence GTGGACGTCGAACTCAACACCGACCCTGACGCCGACACCGGCCGGCAGTGCCGGGTCATCAGCCCCAGCGGCGAACTCGACCTCGCCAACGCCGCCGACTTCCGCAGCAGCCTGCACGGCAGCGGCCCCGGCTGGGACGTCCCCCGGGTCATCGTCGACCTGAGCGCGGTGACCTTCATGGACGTCAGCCCGCTCCGCGAACTGCGCGCCGCGCAGACGCTGGCGCACCGGTACGGCGGCTGGCTCCGCCTGGTCCACAGCCAACCCGGCATCGACCGCCTGCTCCGCGCGACCGGCCTCAGCGCCACCTTCCCCCGCTACGCCACCCAGTCCGACGCCCGCACCAACACCCCCACCCCCACCCGCCCCTGA
- a CDS encoding NRAMP family divalent metal transporter: protein MSETTLTTSLPVTALPGAAQPQPAPANRSAVLDEAHLGDIHGAFGTIRLDDHTPRGLSAKLRTLLAIVGPGLIVMVGDNDAGAFATYGQAGQNYGTHLVWTLLLLVPVLYVNQEMVLRLGAVTGVGHARLIFSRFGRFWGAFSVIDLLLLNALTLVTEFIGITLATGYLGLPKIPSVLLAAAIIIASAFTGSFQRFERIAMALCFGSLLLVPLYFMIHPASSGMARAFVVPDLPGGSGQLATVMLLVISIVGTTVAPWQLFFQQSYVIDKRITPRFMKYEKADLWLGIVIVVIGAAAVMGISTAAFSGTRDFGHFTDAAGLAHGIAAHSGKLAGVLFAIALLDASIIGAFAVSLSTAYAIGDVFGIKHSLHRGVEGARGFYAVYAGLVLVAAVIVLIPGSPLGLLTMGVQALAGVLLPSASVYLLMLCNDRDVLGPWANGRRTNAFTALVVGVLVALSLILTASVIWPNISAGAIFDILGASGVVGLLLAGLRLWQQRGQAAEPIDRTGKEDWRMPPLETLTRPVFATGHRVGMAVLRSYLLAATVLVVVRLVQLALSGSAG from the coding sequence ATGTCCGAGACCACGCTGACCACCTCACTTCCCGTCACCGCGCTGCCCGGCGCGGCGCAGCCGCAGCCCGCGCCGGCGAACCGATCCGCCGTACTCGACGAGGCGCACCTCGGCGACATCCACGGCGCCTTCGGCACCATCCGCCTCGACGACCACACGCCGCGCGGCCTGTCCGCCAAGCTCCGGACGCTGCTGGCGATCGTCGGCCCGGGCCTGATCGTCATGGTCGGCGACAACGACGCGGGGGCCTTCGCCACCTACGGCCAGGCCGGTCAGAACTACGGCACCCACCTGGTGTGGACGCTGCTGCTGCTGGTCCCGGTTCTGTACGTGAACCAGGAGATGGTGCTGCGCCTGGGCGCGGTGACCGGGGTCGGCCACGCCCGGCTGATCTTCAGCCGCTTCGGCAGGTTCTGGGGCGCGTTCTCGGTCATCGACCTGCTGCTGTTGAACGCGCTGACGCTGGTCACCGAGTTCATCGGGATCACCCTGGCCACCGGCTACCTGGGGCTGCCGAAGATCCCGTCGGTGCTGCTCGCGGCGGCGATCATCATCGCCTCCGCGTTCACCGGCTCCTTCCAGCGGTTCGAGCGGATCGCGATGGCACTGTGCTTCGGCTCGCTGCTGCTGGTCCCGCTCTACTTCATGATCCACCCGGCCTCCTCCGGCATGGCCCGCGCCTTCGTGGTGCCCGACCTGCCGGGCGGCAGTGGCCAGTTGGCCACGGTGATGCTGCTGGTGATCAGCATCGTGGGCACCACCGTGGCGCCCTGGCAGCTGTTCTTCCAGCAGTCGTACGTGATCGACAAGCGGATCACCCCGCGCTTCATGAAGTACGAGAAGGCCGACCTGTGGCTCGGCATCGTGATCGTGGTCATCGGTGCGGCGGCGGTCATGGGCATCTCCACCGCCGCCTTCAGCGGGACCAGGGACTTCGGCCACTTCACCGACGCCGCCGGGCTCGCCCACGGCATCGCCGCCCACTCGGGCAAGCTCGCCGGGGTGCTGTTCGCGATCGCGCTGCTGGACGCCTCGATCATCGGCGCCTTCGCCGTCTCGCTCTCCACCGCGTACGCCATCGGCGACGTCTTCGGCATCAAGCACTCGCTGCACCGGGGCGTGGAGGGGGCGCGCGGCTTCTACGCGGTGTACGCCGGACTGGTGCTGGTGGCCGCGGTGATCGTGCTGATCCCGGGCTCGCCGCTGGGGCTGCTGACCATGGGCGTGCAGGCCCTCGCCGGGGTGCTGCTGCCGTCGGCCTCGGTGTACCTGCTGATGCTGTGCAACGACCGCGACGTGCTGGGCCCCTGGGCCAACGGCCGCCGGACGAACGCCTTCACCGCGCTGGTGGTGGGGGTGCTGGTGGCGCTGTCGCTGATCCTGACCGCGTCGGTGATCTGGCCGAACATCAGCGCCGGAGCGATCTTCGACATCCTGGGGGCGTCCGGGGTGGTCGGGCTGCTGCTGGCCGGGCTGCGGCTGTGGCAGCAGCGCGGGCAGGCGGCCGAGCCGATCGACCGGACCGGCAAGGAGGACTGGCGGATGCCGCCGCTGGAGACGCTGACCCGGCCGGTGTTCGCCACCGGGCACCGGGTCGGCATGGCGGTGCTGCGGTCGTACCTGCTGGCGGCGACGGTGCTGGTGGTCGTCCGGCTGGTGCAGCTCGCCCTGTCCGGCTCGGCGGGCTGA
- a CDS encoding DUF885 domain-containing protein gives MADTNPARTPRQIADAYLDALVAHDPDLAVSFGLNLDDDSQPDLSPEGFEATAALARQALTDLHAVTGGAEPADPAEAACARLLRERLTAQLACHEAGDHLRALSNIASPVHRVRSIFTIMPTATDNDWAVVAGRLRNVGGALQGYRRTLAEGVRRGLFSGPRQVRTVAEQVGSWAGTDAKPGWFAQFAAKGPDALRPELDAAAEQAAAAAAEFRDWLRNDYGPAAEAAGASDIAGRELYLRSARLNTGADLDLDEAYQWAWGEFARLEGEIRQVAAQVLPGATPLEVMAHLDEHGHKVKGAEGIRAWLQQVMDQAIEALDGTHFDLEGPLREVEAMIAPEGSAAAPYYTQPSLDFSRSGRTWLPTLGREEFPTWQIVSTWYHEGVPGHHLHLAQRMRCAEQLSRYQTTVGGVSAEIEGWALYAERLMDELGFFTDPANRLGFLDEQMLRTIRVIIDIGMHLELEIPAESPFRPGERWTPELADEFFAAYSGSPTELRESEIIRYLGWPGQAIGYKLGERAWLRGRAEARAAHGADFDLKAWHMKALSQGACGLDELTARLAAL, from the coding sequence ATGGCCGACACAAATCCCGCACGCACCCCACGACAGATCGCCGACGCCTACCTCGACGCCCTCGTCGCCCACGACCCGGACCTGGCCGTGAGCTTCGGTCTCAATCTGGACGACGACAGCCAGCCCGACCTCTCCCCGGAGGGTTTCGAGGCCACCGCCGCGCTGGCCCGGCAAGCCCTGACCGACCTCCATGCGGTCACCGGCGGCGCCGAACCGGCCGACCCCGCCGAGGCGGCCTGCGCCCGACTGCTCCGCGAACGCCTCACCGCCCAACTCGCCTGCCACGAGGCCGGGGACCACCTGCGCGCACTCAGCAACATCGCCTCCCCCGTCCACCGGGTCCGCTCGATCTTCACCATCATGCCCACCGCCACTGACAACGACTGGGCCGTGGTCGCCGGGCGGCTGCGCAACGTCGGGGGAGCCCTCCAGGGCTACCGCCGGACGCTGGCCGAGGGCGTCCGCCGCGGCCTGTTCTCCGGCCCCCGGCAGGTCAGAACCGTCGCCGAACAGGTCGGCAGCTGGGCCGGAACGGACGCCAAGCCGGGCTGGTTCGCCCAGTTCGCCGCCAAGGGGCCGGACGCCCTGCGCCCGGAACTCGACGCCGCCGCCGAGCAGGCCGCCGCGGCCGCCGCCGAGTTCCGCGACTGGCTGCGGAACGACTACGGCCCCGCCGCCGAGGCCGCCGGCGCCTCCGACATCGCCGGACGCGAGCTCTACCTGCGCAGCGCCCGCCTGAACACCGGCGCCGACCTGGACCTGGACGAGGCGTACCAGTGGGCCTGGGGCGAGTTCGCCCGGCTCGAAGGCGAGATCCGCCAGGTCGCGGCGCAGGTGCTGCCCGGGGCGACCCCGCTGGAGGTGATGGCCCACCTGGACGAGCACGGCCACAAGGTCAAGGGCGCCGAAGGCATCCGGGCCTGGCTCCAGCAGGTGATGGACCAGGCGATCGAGGCCCTCGACGGCACCCACTTCGACCTGGAGGGCCCGCTGCGCGAGGTCGAGGCGATGATCGCGCCCGAGGGCAGCGCCGCCGCGCCCTACTACACCCAGCCCAGCCTGGACTTCAGCCGCTCCGGCCGGACCTGGCTGCCGACCCTCGGCCGGGAGGAGTTCCCGACCTGGCAGATCGTCAGCACCTGGTACCACGAGGGCGTCCCCGGACACCACCTGCACCTCGCCCAGCGGATGCGCTGCGCCGAGCAGCTGTCCCGCTACCAGACCACCGTCGGCGGCGTCAGCGCCGAGATCGAGGGCTGGGCCCTGTACGCCGAACGGCTCATGGACGAACTGGGCTTCTTCACCGACCCGGCCAACCGGCTGGGCTTCCTGGACGAGCAGATGCTGCGCACCATCCGGGTCATCATCGACATCGGCATGCACCTGGAGCTGGAGATCCCGGCGGAATCCCCGTTCCGCCCGGGTGAGCGCTGGACGCCGGAGCTGGCCGACGAGTTCTTCGCGGCCTACAGCGGCAGCCCCACCGAACTCCGGGAGAGCGAGATCATCCGCTACCTGGGCTGGCCCGGCCAGGCCATCGGCTACAAGCTCGGCGAGCGCGCCTGGCTGCGCGGCCGGGCCGAGGCCCGGGCGGCGCACGGCGCCGACTTCGACCTCAAGGCCTGGCACATGAAGGCCCTGTCGCAGGGCGCCTGCGGCCTCGACGAGCTGACCGCGCGGCTCGCCGCGCTCTAG
- a CDS encoding rhomboid-like protein gives MTTADQTDPDGPTGSAGLADREPPQLPTSGSSSGSASVSASGSASGSPGGSTALPHPDPHPGRNRALRAATAVGRYLRAAPGTYIWLLILGANTFALVRMSPRFRKYFLITHSTNLSELSHHPIKVLIASALWTETPSFLFWFVVFNLFSVPVERWLGTLRWLGVVALAHILATLVSEGAVAYLIDAGDLPYRTKHTIDIGVSYAVSGAVGVLTWYFARPLRWYYLGAATAFYLLLLGLGWNFTNLGHLTAFLIGVASYPLTIGVRGGNWRPSGTLLKRPASWLHR, from the coding sequence ATGACGACGGCAGACCAGACAGATCCCGACGGCCCGACAGGCTCGGCGGGACTGGCCGACCGGGAGCCGCCGCAGCTGCCGACGAGCGGGTCTTCGAGCGGCTCGGCGAGCGTGTCGGCGAGCGGCTCGGCGAGCGGGTCGCCAGGCGGGTCGACGGCCCTGCCGCATCCCGATCCGCACCCGGGCCGGAACCGGGCGCTGCGCGCCGCCACCGCCGTCGGCCGCTATCTGCGGGCCGCCCCCGGCACCTACATCTGGCTGCTCATCCTCGGCGCCAACACCTTCGCGCTGGTCCGGATGTCACCCCGGTTCCGCAAGTACTTCCTGATCACCCACAGCACCAACCTGTCCGAGCTGAGCCACCACCCGATCAAGGTCCTGATCGCCAGCGCCCTGTGGACCGAGACGCCGAGCTTCCTCTTCTGGTTCGTGGTCTTCAACCTGTTCAGCGTGCCGGTGGAACGCTGGCTGGGCACCCTGCGCTGGCTGGGCGTGGTCGCCCTGGCACACATCCTCGCCACACTGGTCAGCGAGGGCGCGGTGGCCTACCTGATCGACGCCGGGGACCTCCCCTACCGGACCAAGCACACCATCGACATCGGCGTCAGCTACGCCGTGTCCGGCGCCGTCGGCGTGCTCACCTGGTACTTCGCCCGGCCGCTGCGCTGGTACTACCTCGGCGCGGCCACTGCCTTCTACCTGCTGCTGCTGGGCCTCGGCTGGAACTTCACCAACCTCGGCCACCTGACGGCGTTCCTGATCGGCGTCGCCAGTTATCCGCTCACCATCGGCGTCCGCGGCGGTAACTGGCGACCGAGTGGAACGCTCCTGAAAAGACCTGCATCCTGGCTCCATCGGTAG
- a CDS encoding FtsX-like permease family protein, protein MNGLVLGTLRYHRAGFVASFIALFFGASIVIACGSLLETGVLSDAAPQRLAAAPIVVTGDPGYPGQNQMFQERVRLAAADVAVIAAVPGVTAAVPDVSFPVTLVAATGQTGAGATGHAWDSARLGRYALVQGSAPESAGQVALDARWAGSAGIAVGRRITLDVRGEARQYVVSALVTGLGDPGTVFLSDQDAAGAVAQPGTVDSIGVFTATGVDRSQVAASLRQDLQGQQATVLTGDQRGRAEFPAVVTQGENLISMSAVFGGLAAMVTVFVVAGTLGLSVQQRQRELALLRAVGATSRQVRRMVLGETLVLSLLATGLACLPAAPLGRRLLAAFAQAKVVPVQLAYRGGWIPMLVGAAVATVTALGAAFVAGRAAARVRPAEALAEAALQRRWFSWIRLLFALLFLGGAAALAVVTGTVMNGKNASSTAIPAAMLVAAGMGLLGPGLTRAVTAVLSRPLRAFTGLAGSLALLNAKARPVRLAGAVMPVMLATGLALAMTYIQTTQSAGAERQFQDNLRADLVVGSATGGLPLSVVDAVAARPGVAAASAYVPSSGFLQPTAARLAGYQDKGERPKADPVAIEGVSAGQAVVRTTAIRAVTGDLSGLSGNTVALPASVASSDGYRIGDSVPMRLGDGIDASPTLVATTVAARGYQVVLLPASVVVAHSTSGLVPQILVKAVPGTGLGQLTDELAGLAATQPGLRVANRSAAVADRQSDSGNQAWLSYLLVAVVVGYAVISLVNTLVLAAAERRREFTLQRLIGSTRGQVLRMMTVEGLLTALAGIILGGAVAAVALVPLSRATLGTLVPTGPVWILAAVSAAALSLTLSTTLLSTGFALRSRLTTSVGADD, encoded by the coding sequence GTGAACGGGCTCGTGCTGGGCACGCTGCGGTACCACAGGGCCGGATTCGTGGCGTCCTTCATCGCGCTGTTCTTCGGCGCCTCGATCGTGATCGCCTGCGGCAGCCTGCTGGAGACCGGCGTGCTGTCCGACGCGGCGCCGCAACGGCTGGCCGCCGCACCGATCGTGGTGACCGGTGACCCCGGCTACCCGGGCCAGAACCAGATGTTCCAGGAACGGGTCCGGCTCGCTGCCGCCGACGTCGCCGTGATCGCGGCGGTGCCGGGCGTCACCGCCGCCGTACCGGACGTCTCGTTCCCGGTCACCCTGGTCGCGGCCACCGGGCAGACCGGAGCCGGTGCCACCGGCCATGCCTGGGACTCCGCCCGGCTCGGCCGGTACGCCCTGGTCCAGGGCTCGGCGCCGGAGTCGGCCGGCCAGGTGGCGCTGGACGCGCGCTGGGCCGGGTCGGCTGGGATCGCGGTCGGCCGTCGGATCACGCTCGACGTCCGCGGCGAGGCCCGCCAGTACGTGGTCAGCGCGCTGGTGACCGGCCTTGGTGATCCGGGCACGGTCTTCCTGTCCGACCAGGACGCCGCCGGGGCGGTCGCGCAGCCGGGGACGGTGGACTCCATCGGCGTGTTCACCGCCACCGGGGTCGACCGGAGCCAGGTGGCGGCCAGCCTCCGGCAGGATCTCCAGGGGCAACAGGCAACGGTCCTGACAGGTGATCAGCGCGGCAGGGCGGAGTTTCCGGCCGTGGTCACCCAGGGTGAGAACCTGATATCCATGTCCGCCGTCTTCGGTGGCCTGGCCGCCATGGTCACCGTCTTCGTGGTGGCCGGGACGCTCGGCCTCTCGGTCCAGCAACGGCAGCGCGAGCTGGCACTGCTGCGGGCGGTCGGCGCCACCTCGCGGCAGGTCCGGCGGATGGTGCTGGGGGAGACCCTGGTGCTGTCACTGCTGGCCACCGGGCTGGCCTGCCTCCCGGCGGCCCCGCTGGGCCGCCGACTGCTCGCCGCGTTCGCCCAGGCCAAGGTGGTGCCGGTGCAGTTGGCGTACCGCGGCGGCTGGATCCCGATGCTGGTCGGCGCGGCGGTGGCCACGGTCACCGCGCTGGGTGCGGCGTTCGTCGCCGGTCGCGCTGCGGCGCGGGTGCGGCCTGCCGAGGCCCTGGCCGAGGCCGCCCTGCAACGCCGCTGGTTCAGCTGGATCAGGCTGCTGTTCGCGCTGCTGTTCCTGGGCGGCGCGGCCGCGCTCGCGGTGGTGACCGGGACCGTGATGAACGGCAAGAACGCCAGCAGCACCGCGATCCCGGCGGCGATGCTGGTGGCCGCCGGGATGGGACTCCTCGGCCCCGGCCTGACCCGGGCGGTCACGGCGGTACTGAGCCGGCCGCTGCGCGCGTTCACCGGCCTCGCCGGGAGCCTCGCCCTGCTCAACGCTAAGGCCCGACCGGTCCGGCTGGCCGGTGCGGTGATGCCGGTGATGCTGGCCACCGGGCTGGCGCTGGCGATGACCTACATCCAGACCACGCAGAGCGCCGGAGCCGAGCGGCAGTTCCAGGACAACCTGCGGGCGGACCTGGTGGTCGGCTCCGCGACCGGGGGCCTGCCGCTGTCGGTGGTGGACGCCGTGGCCGCCCGCCCGGGCGTTGCCGCTGCCAGCGCATACGTGCCCAGCAGCGGGTTCCTGCAACCGACCGCGGCCCGGCTGGCCGGATACCAGGACAAGGGCGAGCGGCCCAAGGCGGATCCGGTGGCGATCGAGGGCGTCTCGGCCGGTCAGGCCGTAGTCCGGACCACAGCGATCAGGGCGGTCACCGGCGACCTCTCCGGCCTCAGCGGGAACACTGTGGCCCTGCCCGCGTCCGTCGCCTCCAGCGACGGCTACCGGATCGGCGACAGCGTGCCGATGCGCCTGGGCGACGGCATCGACGCCAGTCCGACGCTGGTGGCCACCACCGTCGCCGCGCGCGGCTACCAGGTGGTGCTGCTGCCCGCGTCGGTCGTGGTGGCGCACAGCACCTCGGGGCTGGTGCCGCAGATCCTGGTGAAGGCCGTGCCAGGGACCGGCCTCGGGCAGCTGACCGACGAACTGGCGGGACTGGCCGCCACCCAGCCCGGCCTCCGGGTGGCGAACCGCTCCGCCGCCGTCGCCGACCGGCAGTCCGACAGTGGGAACCAGGCCTGGCTGTCGTACCTGCTGGTCGCCGTGGTCGTCGGCTACGCGGTGATCTCCCTGGTGAACACTCTGGTACTGGCGGCAGCGGAGCGGCGGCGGGAGTTCACCCTGCAACGGCTGATCGGCTCGACCCGGGGCCAGGTACTGCGGATGATGACGGTGGAGGGGCTGCTGACGGCGCTCGCGGGGATCATCCTCGGCGGTGCGGTCGCGGCGGTGGCACTGGTGCCCCTCAGTCGGGCGACCCTGGGCACGCTGGTCCCGACCGGCCCGGTCTGGATCCTGGCCGCGGTGTCGGCGGCGGCGCTCAGCCTCACCCTGTCCACCACCTTGCTGTCGACCGGCTTCGCCCTGCGCTCCCGACTCACCACCTCGGTCGGCGCCGACGACTGA
- a CDS encoding winged helix-turn-helix domain-containing protein translates to MTSEQLLAVLAAVGHAQRLRVVAELANGRMYVSELARRLGISRPLLYMHLERLETAGLVVGRLELSDDGKALKYFELTPFELRITADVIVAAIAADTAAGAGGAGDDAQAKGKQT, encoded by the coding sequence ATCACCAGTGAGCAACTGCTTGCCGTACTCGCCGCCGTAGGCCATGCGCAACGCCTGCGGGTCGTAGCCGAGTTGGCGAACGGCCGGATGTACGTGAGTGAGCTGGCGCGCCGGCTCGGCATCTCGCGGCCGCTGCTCTACATGCATCTCGAACGCCTGGAGACGGCGGGCCTGGTGGTCGGCCGACTGGAACTGTCGGACGACGGCAAGGCGCTGAAGTACTTCGAGCTGACACCGTTCGAACTGCGCATCACCGCGGACGTGATCGTGGCCGCCATCGCGGCGGACACGGCGGCGGGGGCGGGGGGCGCAGGGGACGACGCCCAAGCGAAAGGGAAGCAGACATGA
- a CDS encoding MarR family winged helix-turn-helix transcriptional regulator, translating into MSAQGAGKLASGLRLGGQIKQCEQALISEKQRVLRPFELTVPQYAAMLALSETPRLSGARLARRCGVSAQAMNGVVALLDERGLISRSRSEVHAKVLVIELTSEGRALLRRADRAAVAVERRLMESFSEAQLTVFREFLDTAIEALSGARPERPWSASDFD; encoded by the coding sequence ATGTCGGCCCAGGGTGCGGGCAAGCTTGCTTCTGGGCTGCGGCTCGGGGGGCAGATCAAGCAGTGCGAGCAGGCGCTGATCTCGGAGAAGCAGCGGGTGCTGCGGCCGTTCGAGCTGACGGTGCCGCAGTACGCGGCGATGCTGGCGCTGTCGGAGACGCCGCGGCTGTCCGGGGCGCGGTTGGCGCGGCGCTGCGGGGTCAGCGCGCAGGCGATGAACGGCGTGGTGGCGCTGCTGGACGAGCGGGGGCTGATCTCGCGGAGCCGGTCCGAGGTGCACGCCAAGGTGCTGGTCATCGAACTCACTTCGGAGGGAAGGGCGTTGCTGCGCCGGGCGGACCGGGCGGCGGTCGCGGTGGAGCGGCGGCTGATGGAGTCCTTCTCCGAGGCGCAGTTGACGGTCTTTCGGGAGTTTCTGGACACGGCGATCGAGGCCCTGTCCGGGGCGCGGCCGGAACGGCCTTGGAGCGCATCGGACTTCGACTGA
- a CDS encoding PPOX class F420-dependent oxidoreductase: protein MTEIPASHRDMLERPLFGHLGTVKPDGAPQVTPVWFVWDGEFLAFTTSTQRRKYHHVVANPNVALSVNDPEQPYRYLEVRGTVERIEPDTDADFFFQLADRYGFEMGRGDLGDAPYRVKILVRPTHTTQQG, encoded by the coding sequence ATGACCGAGATCCCCGCAAGCCACCGCGACATGTTGGAACGTCCGCTGTTCGGCCACCTCGGCACGGTGAAGCCGGACGGGGCGCCGCAGGTCACCCCGGTCTGGTTCGTCTGGGACGGCGAGTTCCTCGCCTTCACCACCTCCACCCAGCGGCGCAAGTACCACCACGTGGTGGCCAATCCGAACGTCGCGCTGTCGGTGAACGACCCGGAGCAGCCCTACCGCTACCTGGAGGTGCGGGGCACCGTCGAGCGGATCGAGCCGGACACCGACGCCGACTTCTTCTTCCAGCTCGCGGACCGCTACGGGTTCGAGATGGGTCGCGGCGACCTCGGCGACGCCCCGTACCGGGTCAAGATCCTGGTCCGCCCGACGCACACCACCCAGCAGGGCTGA